One Plasmodium coatneyi strain Hackeri chromosome 14, complete sequence genomic window carries:
- a CDS encoding KIR protein: MSETGSDFDNLPSKANYYNKFENSQEVCTGKCETEIVKYSLTTRGLEKHEGQIKNALAYLHKIYGDGKTPSKSEACHFLYYWIGEKLFGSTAQSPLTKTYVYSICGHINNYCTEEGNNSLVCGLPCNGQSDINQETFNDMKKVFDFWYDYGAIRTLLEYSGSEGIEKCKSYWQNVKAAHNKVVEHCGSHTDHDYCKNFWKPREDQIQQQLTEFQSELASAQDRKKREAQLASLAKEEAVRSATTTSSISSIIGTLAATAFPFLLYKYKLLPSWFGNNSNGRSRKKRSTARNRDTLTEDSSTFDSTDTSTIGPTDLAENSTVRSGVYTTPSTRQSTMNRETNNAPARQNIGYQNI; this comes from the exons ATGTCAGAAACA GGGTCTGATTTTGATAACTTACCTTCAAAGGCcaattattataataaattcgAAAACAGCCAGGAAGTCTGTACAGGTAAATGCGAAACAGAAATAGTGAAGTATTCATTGACAACGAGAGGTCTTGAAAAGCATGAGGGCCAAATTAAAAACGCACTGGCTTATCTACACAAAATATACGGAGATGGTAAAACACCATCCAAAAGTGAAGCGTGCCATTTCCTGTACTATTGgataggggaaaaattatttgggAGTACTGCTCAAAGTCCCCTTACCAAAACCTACGTGTATTCTATTTGTggacatataaataattattgtacggaggaaggaaataatagTTTAGTATGTGGTCTTCCTTGCAATGGACAATCCGACATTAACCAGGAGACTTTCAATGACATGAAAAAAGTGTTCGATTTCTGGTATGACTATGGTGCTATACGAACTCTATTAGAGTATAGTGGGTCTGAGGGtattgaaaaatgtaaaagttaCTGGCAAAACGTTAAAGCAGCACATAATAAGGTGGTAGAACATTGTGGGAGCCATACTGATCATGATTACTGTAAGAACTTTTGGAAACCACGTGAGGACCAAATTCAACAGCAACTAACAGAATTCCAATCTGAATTAGCATCTGCACaagacagaaaaaaacgcGAAGCACAGTTAGCATCCttagcaaaagaagaagctgttCGTTCTGCTACCACCACttcttccatctcttccatcATCGGCACCTTAGCAGCGACggcttttcccttcctcttatataaa tATAAACTTCTACcctcttggtttggtaacaattctaatggaagaagcagaaagaaAAGGTCTACCGCACGAAACCGTGATACGTTGACAGAAGACAGCTCAACGTTCGACTCAacggacacttccacaataggtccAACGGATCTAGCCGAAAATTCCACAGTGCGCTCTGGCGTGTACACTACACCGTCCACAAGACAGTCTACCATGAATCGAGAAACAAATAATGCACCAGCTCGTCAGAATATAGGTTACCAAAATATTTAA
- a CDS encoding KIR protein: protein MGRDTQLEVRFPGSVPSRTEFYDVFNGGWKGRNYENAWSTGRENELKGKLSGYEGLFGFLSRIIDAYCYAGSMNGRPKFKDAPCSFFYYWMKNTVPGGSDTAELSHVLGNIYNTLNDAPYENKCDLKYGDVLWTQFDRMKEVHDFAYDYDTIQSLVGGCQPADCSKYLLYLQGIKSACTLAGAGCDSVRHGPGTYCYDYNEKYKNFCEQNKQELIPLCIQRKNPNPNQASSSGSFSDNDQGCLENLPSKLGYSIFDAGAECSMKNEIWDKEIDISNKLRPILTKYGNIQNDIDNIAKGWCYVLNGATGSKESGYKVEGDLYYLFYYWLGHKVWNSKGQGNEFSDVMNEIYFQLQTVFPGIHRGPTCTKCDQSEFGQMRKVFDYYYDHGTIKECIQESQTSVPNCTEQYSKYLQEAAEVYGKMKQYCDQGGPSRNICCKHFKEISNPTGGNNIPEPSKLKSELESLTRSRRSKAGTISSPTNNNNTAPIVSFALGLVGLPALALFLYKYNLLPSWISNNLFFGGGVGSTSSRSNRNRKKRSGAKNWDTLTDNDSTTNSTFDSTDISTVASTSNLSRTTTDNSTIYDGRPPTRGRKNNARGHRSVVHQRNIGYQNM from the exons ATGGGAAGGGATACACAATTGGAG GTTAGATTTCCCGGGAGTGTACCTTCGAGGACCGAATTCTATGATGTATTCAATGGGGgttggaagggaaggaattatGAAAATGCCTGGTCCACAGGTCGGGAAAATGAACTCAAGGGGAAGTTATCAGGGTACGAAGGACTTTTCGGTTTCTTGAGTAGAATCATAGATGCCTATTGTTATGCAGGTTCCATGAATGGGAGGCCGAAATTCAAGGATGCACCCtgctcttttttctattactgGATGAAAAATACGGTTCCTGGGGGTTCAGATACCGCTGAACTGTCGCATGTTCTGGGAAACATTTACAATACGCTAAATGATGCCCCATATGAGAATAAGTGTGATCTTAAATACGGAGATGTTCTCTGGACACAGTTCGAccgaatgaaggaagtacaTGATTTCGCCTATGACTATGATACCATACAGAGCCTTGTAGGAGGCTGTCAGCCTGCAGATTGTTCGAAATATTTACTGTATCTGCAAGGAATTAAGTCAGCATGTACTCTTGCGGGTGCAGGCTGCGATAGTGTGAGACATGGACCTGGTACATATTGTTACGActataatgaaaaatataagaacttctgtgaacaaaataaacaggAACTGATACCTCTATGTATTCAGCGCAAAAATCCTAATCCAAATCAAGCAAGCAGTTCAGGCAGTTTTTCCGATAATGAT CAGGGATGTTTGGAAAATTTACCCTCAAAATTAGGATACAGCATATTTGACGCAGGGGCAGAATGTTCTATGAAGAATGAAATTTGGGATAAGGAAATAGATATAAGTAATAAGTTAAGGCCTATATTAACGAAGTATGGGAATATTCAAAATGATATTGATAATATTGCAAAAGGTTGGTGTTACGTACTTAATGGGGCAACAGGAAGTAAAGAAAGTGGGTATAAAGTAGAGGGTGATCTATATTAtcttttctattattggctgGGACATAAAGTATGGAACAGTAAAGGTCAGGGTAATGAATTCTCAGATGTTATGaatgaaatttattttcaacTCCAGACGGTGTTTCCTGGTATTCATCGTGGACCTACCTGCACCAAGTGTGACCAAAGTGAATTTGgacaaatgagaaaagtaTTTGATTATTACTATGACCATGGAACTATAAAGGAGTGCATACAAGAATCTCAGACTTCTGTGCCCAATTGTACTGAACAATATTCAAAATACCTCCAGGAAGCTGCTGAGgtatatggaaaaatgaagcagTATTGTGACCAAGGTGGACCTTCTAGGAACATATGCTGTAAGCATTTTAAGGAAATTTCTAATCCGACGGGTGGCAACAATATTCCAGAACCATCAAAATTGAAATCTGAATTAGAATCTTTAACAAGAAGTAGAAGGTCTAAAGCAGGAACAATATCCTCCCccaccaacaacaacaacactGCTCCTATTGTCTCTTTTGCATTAGGATTAGTTGGACTACCTGCATTGGCATTATTCCTTTACAAA TATAATCTGCTACCTTCCTGGATAAGTAACAACCTcttctttggaggaggagtaGGAAGCACCTCCTCCAGAAGTAatagaaacagaaaaaaaagatcaggTGCAAAGAACTGGGACACATTAACGGACAACGATTCAACAACAAATTCCACATTCGACTCAACGGACATCTCAACTGTAGCTTCGACATCAAACCTGtcaagaacaacaacagacaattctaccatatatgatggTAGACCACCCActagaggaaggaaaaataatgcaCGAGGTCATCGGAGTGTAGTTCATCAGAggaatataggttatcagaaTATGTAA
- a CDS encoding KIR protein — translation MTKGALCNVNDLPSKQIYQKFEQKNGKTKCPQCNSWADGITSILEDKLRDEWEDWEYATEIAQAWCLISKLNTEEKQPSSPCKEKLCNFFYFWLGGTLCHRLKPSTWFQDTMQEIYTKLKGSNVQCEYIPIDGTIDRDLFKYRKIIFDYYYDYKTLKEQLKYPPSEVSPCKVKYDAYLQDVEDAHKQVEANCGRTSKDEYCNNFWNKFKNSNIPKPPDLKSNIMNGEDITEDGTDVLRCLTQLSSAITELSRQEETSASLGTISSTAISSALGTVGVAALPIVAFLSYKVST, via the exons ATGACAAAAGGAGCG TTGTGTAATGTGAATGATTTACCTTCGAAACAAATATATCAAAAATTCGAACAGAAGAATGGCAAAACTAAATGTCCACAGTGCAATTCTTGGGCTGATGGAATAACGAGTATTTTAGAAGATAAATTAAGGGACGAATGGGAAGATTGGGAGTACGCTACGGAAATTGCCCAAGCTTGGTGTTTAATATCTAAGTTAAACACAGAGGAGAAGCAACCATCATCACCATGCAAAGAGAAGCTGTGTaacttcttctatttttggttaggagGTACATTATGTCATAGGTTGAAACCAAGTACTTGGTTTCAGGATACTATGCAAGAAATCTACACTAAATTAAAGGGCTCCAACGTCCAATGTGAATATATACCTATTGACGGTACTATTGACAGAGACCTTTTCAAgtatagaaaaataatattcgattattattatgactatAAAACTCTGAAAGAGCAACTAAAGTATCCTCCATCTGAAGTGTCTCCCTGCAAAGTGAAATATGATGCCTACCTACAGGATGTTGAAGACGCTCATAAGCAGGTAGAAGCAAACTGTGGAAGGACCTCTAAGGATGAATACTGCAACAACTTTTGGAATAAGTTCAAGAATAGTAATATCCCAAAGCCACCAGATTTGAAAAGTAACATAATGAATGGGGAGGACATTACGGAGGACGGAACCGATGTGCTTAGGTGCTTAACACAGTTGTCTTCAGCAATTACTGAATTATCGAGGCAGGAAGAAACGTCAGCCTCCTTAGGTACAATCTCCTCCACTGCCATATCCTCTGCACTGGGCACAGTAGGAGTGGCAGCACTACCTATAGTAGCATTTCTTTCctataaagtaagtacataA
- a CDS encoding KIR protein: MSGWAPDLKNLPSKADFYDKFSTASNECSLSEGWPADWENKLGNELNKHQGLNSFKSKIMDAYCYAYKKRKNNSSDSESCYFYYYWMMDKILGGLYAHEKLDFLIKFYQAVDSTPSGNKCEVKYKKFNEDTFKHMREIYDFTYDHDTIQMYAEHYGRTEKSEYLTYLQGIGAACTMVNADCQNEEYSYGDYCNWFNSKVKDDYCEKKLPALRAQLASSSKAEQGPNPDEADREDSLDSDDDDSDQNVDKLPSKIAYGELSNKKGKCQNDSAVPTEIRTLWTTHTELTSTMDGPENYWCYTQKGGKDTLSTEERCHFLYYFIGDIVFGDLGSDKFQGFMNTVCDELKKLPIGNECDIVCTKANYDYFKYEKEVYDYHQDKATIERKLGRSGNSCNANYREYLGTAEEAYKIISGQCNLKKFNELDPTYCNKFNTQYKQYMEKDRLKLKCTSTLRNPNEAGSSGCVSISAGGTVEGADTEDPILRKVPSKIAYGEIEKLTKGRDCCKDDNSFPPEIGNALGKGNEEYTEALKKVWCFASKGDGREGSNLTEDERCGFLYYWFGDKISDDDELSDELFWKVMETVRGQLQNLPNKKNKCDIVSSHIEKKNFNDEKKVYNYYKDHGTIQAELNQSNGRCSQELDEYLTQAKTAYMVIGEQCTGELNNKQTYCTKFSSDYKKKNPEDFIKSKCLAAKELITQTHVRTQHTNAQERAKKDIAPTSTSLGNALVAVPTVFTTVGLPVVAFFLYKVYNYNYNCPLQLQL, from the exons ATAGTGAAtcttgttatttttattactaTTGGATGATGGATAAAATCCTGGGGGGGTTGTATGCCCATGAGAAGTTGGATTTcctaataaaattttatcaaGCGGTAGATAGTACTCCCAGTGGAAATAAGTGTGAAGTTAAGTACAAAAAGTTTAACGAAGACACTTTCAAGCATATGAGAGAAATATATGATTTTACCTATGATCATGATACCATACAGATGTATGCTGAACATTATGGAAGAACGGAGAAGTCGGAATATTTAACGTATTTGCAAGGAATTGGTGCAGCATGTACTATGGTAAATGCAGATTGTCAGAATGAGGAGTATAGTTATGGTGATTATTGTAATTGGTTTAATTCGAAGGTAAAAGATGATTACTGTGAAAAGAAACTACCAGCACTGAGAGCACAACTAGCATCGTCTTCCAAAGCAGAGCAAGGACCTAATCCAGATGAAGCGGACAGAGAAGACAGTTTGGAcagtgatgatgatgattct GATCAGAACGTGGATAAGTTACCTTCAAAAATAGCATACGGCGAACTTAGTaataagaagggaaaatgtCAAAATGATAGTGCTGTTCCCACCGAAATAAGAACATTATGGACGACACATACTGAACTTACGAGTACTATGGATGGCCCCGAGAACTACTGGTGTTACACacagaaaggaggaaaggacaCTTTATCCACGGAGGAGCGCTGCCACTTTTTATACTATTTTATTGGGGATATTGTATTTGGCGATTTGGGGAGTGATAAATTTCAGGGTTTTATGAACACTGTCTGTgacgaattgaaaaaattgcccattGGGAATGAATGTGACATTGTGTGTACTAAAGCGAACTACGACTATTTCAAATATGAGAAAGAAGTATATGATTATCACCAAGACAAAGCAACTATAGAAAGGAAGTTAGGCAGAAGTGGAAACTCCTGCAATGCAAATTACCGCGAATATCTGGGAACAGCGGAAGAAGCATATAAAATTATAAGTGGGCAATGCaaccttaaaaaatttaatgaacttGATCCTACATATTGTAATAAATTCAACACACAATATAAGCAGTACATGGAGAAGGACAGGTTAAAGTTAAAATGTACCTCAACCCTCCGGAACCCTAATGAAGCAGGTAGTTCGGGATGTGTGAGCATTAGTGCAGGTGGTACAGTAGAAGGGGCAGATACCGAG GACCCAATTTTACGGAAGGTACCTTCAAAAATAGCGTATGGGGAAATTGAAAAACTCACGAAGGGCAGAGACTGTTGTAAGGATGATAATAGTTTCCCTCCAGAAATAGGGAATGCATTGGGAAAGGGTAATGAGGAATATACTGAGGCGCTCAAAAAAGTATGGTGCTTCGCCAGTAAAGgggatggaagggaaggtagCAATTTAACGGAGGATGAGCGTTGTGGtttcctatattattggttTGGAGATAAGATATCTGACGATGACGAATTGAGTGATGAGTTATTCTGGAAGGTTATGGAAACTGTCCGTGGACAATTACAGAACTTGcctaataagaaaaataagtgtGATATTGTGTCAAGCCacattgagaaaaaaaatttcaatgatgagaagaaagtatataattattacaaagACCATGGAACCATACAAGCAGAGTTAAACCAGAGCAACGGACGTTGCAGTCAAGAACTGGACGAATACCTGACACAAGCTAAAACAGCATATATGGTTATAGGTGAACAGTGTACGGGGGAACTCAATAATAAGCAAACATATTGTACCAAATTTAGCAGcgactataaaaaaaagaatcctGAGGATTTCATAAAATCGAAGTGTCTGGCTGCGAAGGAACTAATAACTCAAACACATGTAAGAACTCAGCATACAAATGCCCAGGAACGAGCAAAGAAGGACATAGCACCTACAAGCACTTCATTAGGAAATGCTCTTGTCGCTGTGCCTACCGTATTTACCACGGTCGGACTACCCGTGGTcgctttcttcttatataaggtatacaactacaattataattgtccATTACAATTACAGTTGTAA